CTGAGCGAGGTCGTCGCCTGGAACAAGACGCTCTACGCCGCCACGCTGGACACGCTCACCGCCGGGCGTCTGCCGCTGATGATGGGCGGCGACCATTGCCTGGCCATTGGCTCGATCAGCGCCGTCGCCCAGCATTGCCGCTCGCGCGGGCAGCGGCTCAAGGTGCTGTGGTTCGACGCCCATGCCGACTCCAACACGCCCGAGACCAGCCCCAGCGGCAACCTGCACGGCATGCCGGTGGCCTGCTTGCTGGGCCACGGGCCGTATGCACTCACGCATCTGGGCGACGCCTGCCCCGCCATTCGGGCGCAGGACCTCACGCTGATCGGCATCCGCAGCGTGGACGCGAGCGAAAAGCACTTCGTCAATGAGCAGCACATCGACGTTTTCGACATGCGCACCATCGACGAGATGGGCATGCGCGCGGTGATGCAGTCGGCGCTCGCGGATGTGGACGAAAACACGCATCTGCATGTGAGCTTCGACATGGATTTTCTCGATCCGGGCGTCGCGCCCGGCGTGGGCACGCCGGTTCGCGGCGGGCCGACCTACCGCGAAACCCAGCTTTGCATGGAAATGCTGGCCGACTGTGGCGCGCTTGCGTCGGTCGATCTGGTGGAGCTGAACCCGGCGCTCGATGTCCGCAACCAGACGGCGGAACTGGCCGTGGAGCTGCTGGAAAGCCTGTTCGGCAAGTCAACGTTGATGCGTGAGAGACGTTGAATGGGTAGTCGTGATGCGTCTTCGGGTTAATCCCCGCACATAACGATCAACACGGACCCCTCGTTTTTTTATAATGTGGCTGCTTTATGACACCGCCCCATTACGAGAGGGGGGTTGACTGGTTCCGGCTTGTGATCAGCAATGCCGGATTTTTTGTACCTGATCCGATCCCGCAGGAACACTACACATGAAGAAGATTTTTGCATCCGTCGCCACCGCCGTGGCTCTGTGCGCCGCTGTTTCCGTGCAAGCACGCCCACTCGACGCCATCCAGAAGGCCGGCAGCATCACGATGGGCTCGGAAGGCCAATACGCGCCGTTCAACTTCTTCAAGGGCAAGCAGCTCACGGGCTACGAAATCGACGTGGCCGAAGCCGTGGCCAAGAAGATGAACCTCAAGTACGAGTGGAAGACCGTGGGTTTCGACGCGCTGCTGACCGGCCTGGCCCAGGACCGCTGGGATCTGGTGATCGCCTCGCACGGCATCACCGAAGAGCGCGCCAAGGCCGTGACCTTCACGCTGCCCCACTACTGCTCGGGCGGCATCATCGTGTCGCTGAACCCTGCGATCAAGTCCGCCGCCGATCTGGCTGGCAAGGTGGTGGCCGTGCAGACCGGCACCAGCTACCTTGAACACGTCAAGAAGGTTCCCGGCGTGAAGGAAGTGAAGAACTTCCCGACCGACGAAGCCGCTCGCAGCGCGCTGGCTTCCAAGCGCGTGGACGCCTGGGTGACCGACCGTTTCGTCGCCAAGGAAATGCTGGCCAAGGCCCCCAAGGCGGGCTTCAAGACCGGCGACATGCTGTTCATCGAGCAGATCGCCGCGGCCGTCTCCAAGGGCAACACGCCTCTGGCCGACGCCTACAACACCGCACTGAAGGCGTTGATCGCCGACGGCACGATCGGCAAGATCTCGCAGAAGTATTTCCAGGAAGACGTGACCTGCAAGTAAGCAGTCACACACTATCGATCCACTACTGACGCCGGGCCCCGTGGCCCGGCGATGCACCTCATGCTTCTTGCCCTCTGGCCCGCACACTGGAGCCGCACCCAGCGCAGCAATGCAACGCTGGTGGCGGCTTTGGTGTTGATGGTGCTGGTTCTTGCACTGCTCGGCCAGTTCCTTTCGTTTTTCCCCGAGCCCATCGGCTCCAACGCTGCTTTCTTCGCCGAAGGCGCGCTGACCACGCTGTACCTCACCATCGTGAGCGGCATCGTCGGCATCGTGCTCGGCACCGCATCGGCGCTGGCTCGCACCTCGCGCATGGCGTGGCTGCGCTGGGTCGCCGGCATCTACATCTGGGCCGTTCGCGGCACGCCGCTGCTGGTGCAGATCCTGTTCGTCTACTTCGCCCTGCCCGTGCTGGTGCCGGGCCTGAACCTGCCCGACTTTGCCGCCGCCGTCGTCGCGCTCGGCCTGAACGTGGGCGCGTACAACTCCGAGGCCATCCGTGCCGGTCTGCTGGCCGTGCCGCGCGGTCAGACCGAAGCCGCCCGTGCGCTCGGCCTGCCCAAGAGCCGCGTGTTCCTCGACGTGGTGTTTCCGCAGGCTTTCAAGATTTCGCTGCCGCCGCTGGTGAGCAACTTCGTGGCGCTGCTCAAGGATTCGTCGCTGGCCTACGCCATCGGCGTGGTCGAACTCACCAACGTGGGCAACCGCGTGCAGTCCGCCACCTTCCAGCCGGTGGAAACGCTGGTGACTGTGGCGATCACCTACCTGATCCTGACCACGCTGGTCACCCAGGTGTCGGCAGCCATCGAATACCGCTTCGACGTGGAGGGCCGCGTCAAATGAGCGACCAGCAAGCAAGCAACCAAACGCAGCAGAAGTGCTACATCGTTGCCGACAAGGTCTGCAAGTCCTTCGGCACGCACCAGGTGCTCAAGGATGTCTCGACCTCGTTCAACACCGGTGAGGTGACGGTGATCATCGGCGCATCGGGCTCTGGCAAAAGCACCTTGCTGCGCGCGATCAACCGCCTTGAACCGCACGACAGCGGCAGCATCA
This genomic stretch from Diaphorobacter sp. HDW4B harbors:
- the rocF gene encoding arginase encodes the protein MRGITLIGAPTDVGASVLGASMGPEALRIAGITQALRSRDLKVMDFGNLVGPGNPQAPAQDGFRHLSEVVAWNKTLYAATLDTLTAGRLPLMMGGDHCLAIGSISAVAQHCRSRGQRLKVLWFDAHADSNTPETSPSGNLHGMPVACLLGHGPYALTHLGDACPAIRAQDLTLIGIRSVDASEKHFVNEQHIDVFDMRTIDEMGMRAVMQSALADVDENTHLHVSFDMDFLDPGVAPGVGTPVRGGPTYRETQLCMEMLADCGALASVDLVELNPALDVRNQTAELAVELLESLFGKSTLMRERR
- a CDS encoding ABC transporter substrate-binding protein, translating into MKKIFASVATAVALCAAVSVQARPLDAIQKAGSITMGSEGQYAPFNFFKGKQLTGYEIDVAEAVAKKMNLKYEWKTVGFDALLTGLAQDRWDLVIASHGITEERAKAVTFTLPHYCSGGIIVSLNPAIKSAADLAGKVVAVQTGTSYLEHVKKVPGVKEVKNFPTDEAARSALASKRVDAWVTDRFVAKEMLAKAPKAGFKTGDMLFIEQIAAAVSKGNTPLADAYNTALKALIADGTIGKISQKYFQEDVTCK
- a CDS encoding amino acid ABC transporter permease — its product is MLLALWPAHWSRTQRSNATLVAALVLMVLVLALLGQFLSFFPEPIGSNAAFFAEGALTTLYLTIVSGIVGIVLGTASALARTSRMAWLRWVAGIYIWAVRGTPLLVQILFVYFALPVLVPGLNLPDFAAAVVALGLNVGAYNSEAIRAGLLAVPRGQTEAARALGLPKSRVFLDVVFPQAFKISLPPLVSNFVALLKDSSLAYAIGVVELTNVGNRVQSATFQPVETLVTVAITYLILTTLVTQVSAAIEYRFDVEGRVK